One region of Cyanobium sp. M30B3 genomic DNA includes:
- the grrA gene encoding rSAM-associated Gly-rich repeat protein: MALFSRSRLFGLLFLLALPLEGAAALALSAASVGEGGMAAERPLSVEERLQRIAAAVREQSPEDAGADPLPDDALSYVFVNAPAVGWGNGGFRNGGFYNGGFRNGGFYNGGFRNGGFANGGFRNGGGWRNGGFRNGGFRNHW; the protein is encoded by the coding sequence ATGGCGCTGTTCTCCCGTTCCCGTCTGTTCGGTCTGTTGTTCCTGCTGGCCCTGCCGCTGGAGGGGGCGGCCGCCCTGGCCCTCTCCGCCGCCAGCGTGGGTGAAGGTGGGATGGCGGCGGAGCGGCCCCTGTCGGTGGAGGAGCGGCTGCAGCGGATCGCCGCCGCCGTGCGCGAGCAATCCCCCGAGGATGCTGGCGCCGACCCCTTGCCCGACGACGCCCTCTCCTATGTGTTCGTGAACGCGCCGGCGGTGGGCTGGGGCAATGGCGGTTTCCGCAACGGCGGCTTCTATAACGGTGGCTTCCGCAACGGCGGCTTCTACAACGGCGGTTTCCGCAATGGCGGCTTCGCCAACGGCGGCTTCCGCAACGGCGGCGGCTGGCGCAATGGTGGCTTCCGCAAC